The following are from one region of the Calditrichota bacterium genome:
- a CDS encoding T9SS type A sorting domain-containing protein has translation MTKSIFIFISAVSFALAQWPSDPDINLQISKTNISYGWDFAATSDGNNGVISVWADTRKGTQTLYAQRVDDAGNLLWDSMGVEISVDSLQSFSPAVLSDGEGGVFIVWEKNIGSGNLYGQRMNAFGEKLWADTGVVICSATRRQSSPKIISDADGGIIITWTDNRGAFGTYDDIYVQRVDQNGIAIWPKNGIMLHSNKGEERYPEIIPDGNGGAIFCWWTLGQSIFTQKIDVNGNLKWGGGKRTSLLPTNYPTKTMVSDNAGGAILFWSSGQDISAQRVDSSGSLVWGDTAEIVLDFIDGAQDIPNALADGEGGAYVVWRDARPGANNAFIYLQHFNANGDQLWTPGGVSISNFNTYIPTPLITKAPDNSVYIAWEDTRSSQYLWTQRINPDSSHHYQYGGVQTAKGVANWSDHKIFTTEEGSMIAVFSDGNDIRAKKIHPDGSLGTVTTIADNSLIKLSGFNLYQNYPNPFNPKTVIRYYLTRASNVELTVYDLSGKEIKTIVNTKQASGDYKIVFNAENFSSGVYFYTLKTDNQTLSRKMILLK, from the coding sequence ATGACAAAATCCATTTTTATTTTCATTTCCGCCGTTTCCTTTGCTTTAGCTCAATGGCCATCTGATCCAGACATAAATTTGCAAATTAGCAAAACAAATATTTCTTATGGATGGGATTTTGCTGCTACATCAGATGGTAACAATGGGGTAATATCCGTTTGGGCCGACACACGAAAAGGAACGCAAACTTTATATGCTCAACGTGTAGATGATGCAGGTAATTTATTGTGGGATTCGATGGGTGTGGAGATTTCCGTTGACTCTCTTCAGTCTTTTTCCCCAGCGGTTTTGAGTGATGGTGAAGGCGGGGTTTTCATAGTTTGGGAAAAAAATATTGGTTCCGGTAATCTTTATGGACAAAGAATGAATGCTTTTGGAGAAAAACTATGGGCAGATACAGGAGTTGTAATCTGCTCAGCAACCCGGCGCCAATCATCTCCGAAAATCATATCTGATGCAGATGGCGGTATTATTATTACGTGGACTGATAACCGGGGCGCATTTGGTACTTATGATGATATTTATGTTCAAAGAGTTGATCAAAATGGAATTGCTATTTGGCCCAAAAACGGAATTATGCTGCACTCAAATAAGGGAGAAGAACGATATCCCGAAATTATCCCCGATGGAAATGGAGGAGCAATTTTTTGTTGGTGGACATTAGGACAAAGTATTTTCACACAAAAGATCGATGTAAATGGAAACCTTAAATGGGGTGGTGGCAAAAGAACTTCTTTATTGCCTACAAATTATCCCACAAAAACAATGGTGAGTGATAATGCTGGAGGAGCTATTTTATTTTGGAGTTCCGGGCAGGATATTTCTGCCCAAAGGGTTGATAGCTCCGGATCTCTGGTTTGGGGAGATACTGCAGAAATAGTTTTGGATTTTATTGATGGAGCACAAGACATTCCCAATGCCCTTGCGGATGGTGAAGGAGGTGCATACGTTGTTTGGCGCGATGCACGGCCCGGTGCGAATAATGCATTTATTTATTTACAACATTTTAACGCGAATGGAGACCAACTCTGGACACCTGGTGGAGTTTCTATAAGTAATTTTAATACTTATATCCCAACCCCGCTCATCACAAAAGCTCCCGATAACTCCGTTTATATTGCCTGGGAAGACACTCGATCATCACAATATTTATGGACACAACGTATAAACCCTGATAGTTCACATCATTATCAATATGGTGGTGTACAAACAGCAAAAGGTGTGGCCAATTGGTCGGATCACAAAATATTTACCACAGAAGAAGGAAGCATGATTGCAGTTTTTTCAGATGGCAACGATATCCGGGCAAAAAAAATTCATCCTGATGGAAGCCTGGGAACGGTCACTACAATTGCAGATAATAGTTTGATTAAACTTTCCGGATTTAATCTTTACCAAAATTATCCGAACCCATTTAATCCAAAAACAGTTATTCGTTATTATTTAACAAGAGCAAGTAATGTAGAGTTAACTGTTTATGATTTATCGGGTAAGGAAATAAAAACAATAGTTAATACGAAACAAGCATCTGGTGATTATAAGATTGTATTTAATGCAGAAAACTTTTCAAGTGGGGTTTATTTTTATACGCTGAAAACAGACAATCAAACCTTGAGCAGAAAAATGATACTACTAAAATAG
- a CDS encoding T9SS type A sorting domain-containing protein has protein sequence MGRTESGSNGADYLFGNIDELRVWNKARNGKQIKSTSQDTLSKNYYSTKDSGLVAYYRFDEVIVTDSDSTLKDLSVESNDGTVIGKVEFDSSVIITNLPQKAFPKAASNFQLLQNYPNPFNPITTIRYELSENSKVNISVFDLTGRKIKTLASGQQSTGVHELVFDASVLTSGVYIYKLITNSFEKSRKMIVLK, from the coding sequence ATTGGCCGAACTGAATCAGGTAGCAACGGTGCGGATTATTTATTTGGCAATATTGATGAACTGCGTGTTTGGAATAAAGCAAGGAACGGTAAGCAGATTAAGTCAACCTCCCAAGATACTTTATCAAAAAACTATTACAGCACAAAAGACAGTGGTCTTGTCGCTTATTATCGTTTTGATGAAGTTATTGTCACGGATTCAGATTCTACCCTGAAGGATTTATCGGTTGAAAGTAACGACGGCACAGTAATTGGTAAGGTTGAATTCGATTCCTCAGTTATTATAACAAATCTGCCACAAAAGGCTTTTCCAAAAGCAGCGAGCAATTTCCAGCTTTTGCAAAACTATCCCAATCCATTTAATCCAATTACAACGATAAGATATGAGCTTTCTGAAAATAGCAAAGTAAATATTTCTGTGTTTGATTTAACCGGCCGGAAAATAAAAACACTCGCAAGTGGCCAACAATCAACAGGCGTACACGAGTTGGTATTTGACGCTTCTGTTCTTACAAGCGGCGTTTACATTTACAAACTCATAACCAATTCATTTGAGAAAAGCCGTAAAATGATTGTATTAAAATAA
- a CDS encoding tetratricopeptide repeat protein, translating into MSNIFKLHKEKPVRLGHKKAKSSKKQQMEDKGQQNLFEKPSPQILSLPKKMSAFEQAYLNDEQGNPNAKAAYLKAVESGDYKADAYCNLGILEAHEGDYVKAIDYFSLALATDPRHYEAHFNLANLYFDNENLKLAKLHYETAKNIEPEDPNIYFNLGLVQAMIGEISSAIKSLSTYSQMVGNKKAGKAIDLVSQLTHSQKA; encoded by the coding sequence ATGAGCAACATATTTAAGTTACATAAAGAAAAGCCAGTACGCTTAGGCCATAAAAAAGCCAAAAGCAGTAAAAAGCAACAAATGGAAGATAAAGGCCAGCAAAACCTTTTTGAAAAACCTTCTCCACAAATTTTATCGCTTCCAAAAAAAATGAGTGCCTTTGAACAGGCTTACCTTAATGACGAACAAGGCAATCCAAATGCGAAAGCTGCGTATTTAAAAGCAGTAGAAAGTGGCGATTATAAAGCTGATGCATATTGTAATTTAGGAATCCTTGAAGCCCATGAAGGAGACTACGTAAAAGCAATAGATTATTTCTCTCTTGCCCTGGCAACTGATCCGCGCCATTATGAAGCCCATTTTAATTTGGCCAATCTTTATTTTGACAATGAAAATCTTAAGTTGGCAAAACTGCATTATGAAACTGCTAAAAATATCGAACCTGAAGATCCAAATATTTATTTTAACCTGGGACTGGTCCAGGCGATGATTGGTGAAATAAGTTCTGCAATTAAATCCCTTTCCACTTACTCACAAATGGTTGGCAACAAAAAAGCCGGAAAAGCAATTGACCTGGTTAGCCAACTGACGCATTCACAAAAAGCCTAA
- a CDS encoding Ku protein produces MRAIWKGHIRFSLVTIPIRVYGAIESSQTVRFNQLHKDCNGMVGYQKKCKKCGEQLNKEEILKGYQYEPEQFVLVEPADFEKLKLKSTKAIDIEGFVDAEEVHTSLFDTPYFVGPDGEVAAKPYSLLMQTLKKTGKMGIGRVVLRDREDVVLIAPEQDGIMFYKLRYPDEIRDINKVPDINTTDPSSEEMKLAETLVASMNKKLTEIELKDRYGDALREMINAKIDGEEIVTMEEEEKEVVDIMTALKNSIEQAKESKKPMKKATGKKKVKTEEKELKTA; encoded by the coding sequence ATGAGAGCAATTTGGAAAGGTCATATTCGTTTTTCTTTGGTAACAATTCCAATCCGTGTTTATGGTGCCATTGAAAGCAGCCAGACTGTACGGTTTAATCAGCTGCATAAAGATTGTAACGGAATGGTTGGCTATCAAAAAAAATGCAAAAAATGCGGAGAACAGCTTAACAAAGAAGAAATTTTAAAGGGCTACCAGTATGAACCTGAACAATTTGTCCTTGTTGAACCTGCCGATTTTGAAAAACTAAAACTTAAAAGCACAAAAGCGATTGACATAGAAGGATTTGTTGATGCCGAGGAAGTGCATACAAGTTTGTTTGATACACCATATTTTGTTGGTCCGGATGGCGAAGTGGCAGCAAAACCATATAGTCTTTTGATGCAGACTTTAAAGAAAACGGGTAAAATGGGTATTGGCCGGGTTGTTTTGCGAGACCGCGAAGATGTTGTCTTAATTGCCCCAGAACAAGATGGTATCATGTTTTACAAGTTGCGTTATCCTGACGAAATCCGCGATATAAATAAAGTCCCTGATATTAATACAACTGATCCTTCTTCAGAAGAAATGAAACTTGCAGAAACCCTCGTAGCATCGATGAATAAAAAATTAACTGAGATTGAGTTAAAAGACCGCTATGGTGACGCACTGCGTGAAATGATTAATGCTAAAATTGATGGTGAAGAAATTGTTACGATGGAAGAAGAAGAAAAAGAAGTTGTTGATATTATGACCGCTCTTAAAAACAGCATTGAACAGGCCAAAGAAAGTAAAAAGCCAATGAAGAAAGCAACTGGCAAAAAGAAAGTTAAAACTGAAGAAAAAGAATTGAAAACAGCGTAA